A portion of the Nostoc sp. UHCC 0870 genome contains these proteins:
- a CDS encoding protelomerase family protein: protein MAVIKGSDELSNSYVDERVAYLLPQFEAIAPYKLNQRKTGFGDLLGWKNLAITEARLLKINYPDDKPEHLKTYGTCLRQITAIKKSLKLAAKTALKDPALYNPVCTIITHFGESLSEQFASYKSTQSEQYREKVQERRQPENRIEIDLSSSLQFAHNILTDIKNGNAANWMDVSCAIALSTGRRMGEVHLSASFEKVDDYTVIFKGQLKGKARRVKLGEKAIPIREVPFKIPSLVSADLVCFGLQWLGDKGKRFSPDEDPERVNRRFSKTLNQHCKDFDIFPESDRTYHKFRAAYFRACVVNAGIDAFDFIDYAEKILIDRDETTINSYKRYEIKEGSITRI, encoded by the coding sequence ATGGCAGTAATTAAGGGTAGTGATGAGTTATCAAATAGTTATGTTGATGAGCGTGTGGCTTATCTGCTTCCCCAGTTTGAAGCGATCGCACCATACAAACTTAATCAGCGTAAAACCGGGTTTGGTGATTTACTGGGCTGGAAAAATTTAGCTATTACTGAAGCGCGACTATTAAAAATCAATTACCCAGACGATAAGCCAGAACATTTAAAAACTTATGGAACTTGTTTAAGACAAATCACCGCAATCAAAAAATCTCTTAAGCTTGCTGCTAAGACAGCACTTAAAGACCCAGCACTTTATAATCCTGTATGCACAATCATCACTCACTTTGGTGAGTCACTATCAGAACAGTTTGCCTCTTATAAGTCCACACAATCAGAACAGTATCGCGAGAAAGTTCAGGAGCGTAGGCAACCAGAAAATAGAATTGAAATCGACTTATCTAGCTCCCTTCAGTTTGCCCACAATATTTTGACTGATATTAAAAATGGGAATGCTGCTAACTGGATGGATGTAAGTTGTGCGATCGCCTTGTCCACTGGTCGCCGTATGGGTGAGGTACATTTATCTGCCAGTTTTGAAAAAGTTGATGACTACACTGTAATTTTTAAGGGTCAACTTAAGGGCAAAGCGCGACGGGTCAAACTAGGCGAGAAAGCGATCCCTATTAGAGAAGTCCCCTTTAAAATTCCTTCCTTGGTTAGTGCTGATTTAGTCTGCTTTGGCTTGCAGTGGCTGGGTGATAAAGGTAAAAGATTTTCGCCAGATGAAGACCCAGAACGGGTAAACAGACGGTTTTCAAAGACATTAAACCAACACTGTAAAGATTTTGATATCTTCCCTGAGAGCGATCGCACTTACCACAAGTTTAGAGCCGCTTATTTTAGAGCCTGTGTAGTCAATGCCGGGATAGATGCTTTTGACTTCATTGATTACGCCGAAAAGATTTTAATCGACCGGGATGAAACCACAATCAACAGTTACAAGCGGTATGAGATAAAGGAAGGGTCAATTACTCGAATTTAA